The stretch of DNA GGGATGTGATTAAAGAGTATTTTCCTGCAACGGTAGAGCTTGCTTGTTTTAGTATGGCAGTAGCCTTAATTGTCGGAGTTGGTGTAGGAATAATCTCCGCTTCTTTTCCACGTACTGGTTGGGATGTGGGCGGAAGATTATTTGGCATTATTACTTATTCCCTTCCTTTGTTTTGGGTAGGGATGATTTTACAGTTGATTTTTTCGGTGCAATTAAATTGGTTTCCTTTAGGAACTCGTTTTCCCGTTAACGCGGTTACTCCACCTACTCTAACTGGTTTGTACACCATTGATAGTATTTTGACAGGTAATGTTGGGATGCTATTAACTGCTTTACATTATCTAGCATTACCCTGTGTTACATTAGGTATTCTTCTTAGTGGTATTTTTGAGCGAATTGTCAGAGTTAATTTGAAGCAAACTTTACAAGCAGATTATGTTGAAGCTGCCAGAGCGCGGGGAATTCCAGAAAAAACAATTTTATTCTCTCATGCCTTTAAAAATGCTTTGATTCCTGTTATTACCGTGTTGGGTTTAACTTTTGCAGCTTTATTAGGTGGTGCAGTTTTGACGGAGGTAACTTTTTCTTGGCCTGGACTTGGTAATCGCCTTTATGAAGCAATTTCTCTGAGAGATTATCCAACTGTTCAAGGAATTATGGTATTTTTCGGTGTAATTGTCACAATTGCTAGTATTTGCATTGATTTGATTAATGCTTATATCGATCCTCGCATTCGCTATTAAAATCAAGCAGGTTTTTTGTTAACAAATTTTTATAAAAAAAAGCACAATAGAGGATAATGATGTTTTACAGGTACATTGCCGACGAATTTAAAGTATACTATGCCCAAAACTGAGCGCAGAATATTTTTATTAGATTTTGAAAAGCCTCTTTGTGAATTAGAATCAAGAATCGATCAGATTCGCGAACTAGCAGCAGAAAACCAAGTTGATGTCTCAGAAGAAATTGCTCAACTAGAAGCTAGAGCAGAGCAACTGCGCAAAGAAATTTTTAGCACTCTCACCCCAGCACAGAGATTGCAATTAGCCCGTCATCCACGTCGTCCCAGTACTTTAGATTATATTCAGGCAATTACTGACGAATGGCTAGAGTTACATGGCGATCGCTCTGGTTCAGACGATCCAGCTTTAATCGGTGGTGTGGCTCGCCTCAATGGTAGACCAGTCGTGATGTTAGGTCATCAAAAAGGTAGAGATACTAAAGATAATATTGTCCGTAATTTTGGGATGGCTTCCCCTGGTGGTTATCGCAAAGCGATCCGTTTAATGGAACACGCCAATAAATTTAAAATGCCGGTCTTGACTTTTATTGATACTCCTGGTGCTAACCCTGGTGTCGAAGGAGAAAGACTAGGTCAAGGAGAAGCGATCGCCTATAATCTGAGAGAAATGTTTAGTTTCGATGTGCCAATTATTTGTACGGTAATTGGGGAAGGTGGTTCAGGAGGTGCTTTGGGTATTGGGGTCGCTGACCGCTTGTTGATGTTTGAACACTCAGTGTACACTGTAGCTAGTCCCGAAGCTTGTGCTGCCATTTTGTGGAAAGACGCCAAAAAAGCCGATCAAGCTGCCTCTGCTTTAAAAATTACTTCTTGGGATTTACAAGAATTGGGTTTAATCGATCAAATTTTGCCCGAACCTACTAGTGGGGCGCACGCCGAACCCTTAGAAGCAGCAGCAACCCTCAAACAAGC from Stanieria cyanosphaera PCC 7437 encodes:
- a CDS encoding ABC transporter permease, with amino-acid sequence MSRSKALQYYIIARLLLAPLMLWTITTVVFLLLRATPGDPADAILGTRAPEAAKAALREQLGLTAPLPIQYVHYLGDLFQFNLGTSLTSRGLFVWDVIKEYFPATVELACFSMAVALIVGVGVGIISASFPRTGWDVGGRLFGIITYSLPLFWVGMILQLIFSVQLNWFPLGTRFPVNAVTPPTLTGLYTIDSILTGNVGMLLTALHYLALPCVTLGILLSGIFERIVRVNLKQTLQADYVEAARARGIPEKTILFSHAFKNALIPVITVLGLTFAALLGGAVLTEVTFSWPGLGNRLYEAISLRDYPTVQGIMVFFGVIVTIASICIDLINAYIDPRIRY
- a CDS encoding acetyl-CoA carboxylase carboxyltransferase subunit alpha, which codes for MPKTERRIFLLDFEKPLCELESRIDQIRELAAENQVDVSEEIAQLEARAEQLRKEIFSTLTPAQRLQLARHPRRPSTLDYIQAITDEWLELHGDRSGSDDPALIGGVARLNGRPVVMLGHQKGRDTKDNIVRNFGMASPGGYRKAIRLMEHANKFKMPVLTFIDTPGANPGVEGERLGQGEAIAYNLREMFSFDVPIICTVIGEGGSGGALGIGVADRLLMFEHSVYTVASPEACAAILWKDAKKADQAASALKITSWDLQELGLIDQILPEPTSGAHAEPLEAAATLKQALWVNLEQLSEMTTEQRKQLRYQKFRQMGKFEELHH